A genomic segment from Flexistipes sp. encodes:
- a CDS encoding TorD/DmsD family molecular chaperone has translation MDNNDIILKSRDFFGSTTSEDLEQSYYDICEFYKIPCEKEINWEEEEFVFNRLFVGPAAPLAPMVASAYLDPEARIHGVTTTDVRTFYYELGLTLENEGKEPEDSLLHELSICSYLSQTAKIKPECRDIYNKFLKFHFFLWVPEFISRALNNAGDSVAVSKVLNLFSDWIIRETNKLLEGVL, from the coding sequence ATGGATAATAATGATATTATATTAAAATCCAGGGATTTTTTTGGCAGTACAACGTCAGAAGATCTGGAGCAGTCCTATTATGATATTTGTGAGTTTTATAAAATACCCTGTGAAAAAGAAATAAACTGGGAAGAAGAGGAGTTTGTTTTTAACAGGCTCTTCGTTGGCCCGGCTGCACCCTTAGCTCCTATGGTAGCTTCGGCATACCTGGATCCGGAGGCCAGGATACATGGAGTAACAACAACTGATGTAAGAACGTTTTATTATGAGCTGGGGCTCACACTGGAAAATGAAGGAAAAGAACCGGAAGACAGTCTTCTCCATGAGCTAAGTATTTGTTCATACCTAAGTCAGACTGCAAAAATCAAACCTGAATGTAGGGATATTTATAATAAGTTTTTAAAGTTTCATTTTTTTCTATGGGTTCCTGAATTTATTAGCAGAGCTTTGAATAATGCGGGTGATTCAGTAGCAGTGAGTAAAGTTTTAAATCTTTTTTCAGACTGGATTATCCGGGAAACAAATAAACTTTTAGAGGGGGTTTTATGA
- a CDS encoding molybdopterin-dependent oxidoreductase, translated as MKKKKSLTEKCILGATSRRSFLKGTLAAGVAASVPLGFKSVHAWERTNFEGNYKIYRNACPRNCYDTCSIKSYVKNGSLEFVEGATESTFTDGALCVKGFSYPRRVYSPDRIKYPMKQIGRGTGNWKRITWDEALEEISGKILEIKEKDDNLLGMALDKYSGNFSITHYGVEGMMSSLGYTTRFVGTPCWPAGIDAQNFDMGNMWCNDPEDIVKSDYIIIWGGNPAWNSVHTMKFIYEAQKRGAKLIVIDPVFTQTAAKADIFIRIKTAQDGALALGMAKYIVENNMHDKDFISKHSKGFKSYEKYLKNNVTLEWAAEKSGVPVDVIKNTAREFASAGASTIWIGYGLQRHTNGGVNVRAIDSLVAMTGNVGKEGGGARYGHLQTWGFNYNAMVQKKPKGSKGYLGEKTIKSEFANDESGKADYSDRTININKIAEKILTTDNPPIRLLWVACKNPFAQDFDRPKLKKAFDKLEMVVTVDQFFNETVENSDIVLPSTTLFEEYTVNASYWHYWLSINEKAIPEQYEAKSDLQIGAMLSKKMNELEPGSCTFPQITDTKIWMEKEFNDGIHKLFGIKSWKDLKNGPKKAKLKSTASWYDMKFGTPSGKYEFSSDLAADYGHTKIPEYKSRREAYDKFRVLTPHTQFGLHSQFVNLDYMEDFNNGPFIYINPKAAKNKNIKDGDTVKITNKVGNMEVRARLTDNIAEDVILMYEAWYKDLKYNVQNVVDDESSDMGTFKTGAPGVAIHDQFADIVKV; from the coding sequence ATGAAAAAGAAAAAAAGTTTGACTGAAAAATGCATTTTAGGGGCTACCAGCCGGAGGAGCTTTCTAAAAGGTACTTTGGCTGCCGGAGTGGCTGCTTCGGTACCGTTGGGATTCAAAAGTGTACATGCATGGGAGAGAACAAATTTTGAAGGAAACTATAAAATTTACAGGAATGCCTGTCCAAGAAACTGCTATGACACCTGTAGTATTAAATCCTATGTGAAAAACGGTTCTCTCGAGTTTGTGGAAGGTGCAACAGAGTCTACGTTTACCGATGGGGCTTTATGTGTAAAAGGCTTTTCCTACCCAAGAAGAGTTTACAGTCCGGACAGGATAAAGTACCCGATGAAACAGATTGGAAGGGGTACAGGTAACTGGAAAAGAATCACATGGGATGAAGCTTTGGAGGAAATTTCCGGAAAAATTCTGGAAATCAAAGAAAAAGATGACAATCTTCTGGGGATGGCACTGGACAAATATTCAGGCAACTTCTCAATAACCCACTATGGTGTGGAAGGCATGATGAGTTCCCTGGGATATACAACACGATTTGTAGGAACGCCATGCTGGCCGGCCGGTATCGATGCCCAAAACTTTGACATGGGTAATATGTGGTGCAACGATCCTGAAGATATAGTGAAATCAGACTATATCATAATCTGGGGAGGTAACCCCGCCTGGAACTCTGTGCACACAATGAAGTTTATTTATGAGGCTCAAAAAAGAGGTGCAAAGCTGATTGTCATCGACCCGGTGTTTACACAGACTGCTGCAAAAGCCGATATCTTTATCAGAATAAAAACTGCGCAGGACGGCGCACTGGCTTTGGGTATGGCAAAGTATATTGTTGAAAACAATATGCATGATAAAGATTTCATAAGCAAACACAGTAAAGGCTTTAAAAGCTATGAAAAATATTTGAAAAACAATGTCACTTTAGAATGGGCGGCAGAAAAAAGTGGGGTACCTGTTGACGTAATTAAAAATACTGCCAGGGAATTTGCTTCTGCCGGCGCTTCAACGATCTGGATAGGGTATGGGCTGCAAAGACATACAAACGGTGGCGTCAATGTCAGGGCAATAGATTCCTTGGTGGCTATGACAGGAAATGTTGGCAAAGAAGGGGGAGGTGCCCGCTATGGACACCTGCAGACATGGGGATTTAACTATAATGCCATGGTACAGAAAAAGCCGAAAGGCTCAAAAGGCTATCTCGGAGAGAAAACGATAAAAAGCGAGTTCGCTAATGACGAGTCCGGAAAAGCCGATTATTCAGACAGAACAATAAACATCAATAAGATAGCGGAAAAAATATTAACTACTGACAATCCGCCCATCAGACTGTTATGGGTTGCCTGCAAAAACCCTTTTGCACAGGACTTTGACAGACCGAAACTTAAGAAAGCATTTGATAAGCTTGAAATGGTGGTAACTGTTGACCAGTTTTTTAACGAAACTGTTGAAAACTCTGACATCGTGCTGCCTTCCACCACTCTATTTGAAGAATATACAGTCAATGCTTCATACTGGCACTATTGGCTTAGCATTAATGAAAAAGCAATTCCTGAGCAGTACGAAGCGAAAAGTGACTTACAGATTGGTGCAATGTTGTCGAAAAAAATGAACGAGTTGGAACCAGGCTCATGCACTTTCCCCCAGATTACAGATACAAAAATATGGATGGAGAAGGAATTTAATGACGGTATCCATAAACTTTTTGGTATAAAATCATGGAAGGACCTCAAAAATGGCCCCAAAAAAGCAAAACTTAAGTCAACAGCTTCCTGGTATGATATGAAATTCGGTACACCGTCAGGGAAGTACGAGTTCAGCTCCGACCTGGCTGCTGATTACGGACATACGAAAATTCCGGAATATAAAAGCAGGAGAGAAGCTTACGATAAATTCAGAGTGCTCACACCTCATACACAGTTTGGGCTCCACTCTCAGTTTGTAAATCTTGACTATATGGAAGACTTTAACAACGGGCCTTTTATTTATATTAACCCGAAAGCCGCAAAAAACAAAAATATCAAAGATGGTGATACTGTAAAAATTACGAACAAAGTCGGCAATATGGAAGTCAGAGCCAGGTTAACCGATAACATAGCTGAAGATGTCATACTTATGTATGAAGCCTGGTACAAAGATTTAAAATACAATGTTCAGAATGTTGTGGATGACGAATCTTCAGATATGGGCACATTCAAAACAGGTGCTCCTGGAGTTGCCATTCACGATCAATTTGCAGATATAGTAAAAGTATAA
- a CDS encoding 4Fe-4S dicluster domain-containing protein, with protein sequence MSKQLAFLVDSKKCIGCYSCAMACKNQYHQEPGVKWRDLKPLPEDVYPHRDRAFYSLSCNHCASPVCVSVCPVNAHTKREKDGIVVHDAEKCIYCKACINSCSYGAAKDNKTQERAEKCSFCVEKIDEGLLPACVLGCPTKALSMIDLDKADSGNIEQYPKGFEKHTKLNPSTRFVFAKTPKLVTSDTDA encoded by the coding sequence ATGAGTAAACAATTAGCCTTTTTAGTAGATTCAAAAAAATGTATAGGATGTTATTCATGCGCAATGGCATGTAAAAATCAATATCATCAGGAACCGGGAGTTAAGTGGAGGGATCTGAAACCTCTGCCGGAAGATGTATATCCGCACAGAGACAGAGCTTTTTATTCACTATCATGCAATCATTGTGCGAGTCCGGTATGTGTTTCTGTTTGTCCTGTAAATGCTCATACTAAAAGGGAAAAAGACGGAATTGTTGTCCATGATGCTGAAAAATGCATATACTGCAAAGCTTGTATTAACTCATGCTCATATGGGGCGGCTAAAGATAATAAAACTCAGGAAAGGGCAGAAAAGTGCAGCTTTTGTGTAGAAAAAATTGACGAGGGGTTGCTCCCCGCCTGTGTCCTGGGGTGTCCCACAAAAGCACTGAGTATGATAGACCTTGATAAAGCTGACAGCGGTAATATTGAGCAGTATCCTAAAGGCTTTGAAAAACATACCAAACTGAATCCATCCACCAGGTTTGTTTTTGCAAAAACTCCAAAACTGGTAACTTCCGA